The stretch of DNA TCTTCGACAGAAAATAGCCTTTGACACAGTTGATGCCGCGATTCACCTCGGCCTTGACGTCACCGTGGGTCGCGACAACACGGTCACCGCTGGTCGCGACCATGACCCCGCAGCCGGTGCCACAGAAGCGGCATGGTGCCTTGTGCCACTTGAGGGCGGTGGCGTCCGGGTCGGTAACCAGGTTGCTGGCGCTCGTAGCGATCGGTATTCCCGCCACGCTAGCTGCTATAGCCGCGGCGTTGGCCTTGGCAAATTGACGTCGAGTGAGGCTCATTCAGGCTCTCCTTCGGAGGTGAGGAGTTCGTGATAAATCAGGGCGGCGTTCAGAACGCCGGGCATCTGTTGGATATGGCTTATCGTGTCGAGGATACGGCTTTCATGCTCGGCCTCGAGGACCACGACGACCTTGCCAGCGGCGCTCTCTTGGTGCAGCTCCGTTCCAGGTAGCAGCACCAGATTGCGTTTGACCGCTTCGAGCAGCTCGGGGCGACAATGCACGAGCAAGCTCGCAATATGCAGGGCGTTATTCATTTTTATTGTGAAGCTCCGCCTGCGCCGAGAAAGGCAGGCAAAAGGGCAGTTACGGATGGGGCGGCTATCAGCTCGGCGGACCGGGAGGGCCGAAGATCATCTGGCTAATCCAGACGATAAAACCGTAACCAGAGACCATTGCGACGCTCAAAAGCGGGAAGAGAAAGACCAGGAGAAAGACGAATAGCCGTGTTTCCTCCGGCTTGCCCACGGATGCGGGATCGGTATGGTGCGGCACTGCGTTCACCTTCAAATCCAAGTGTTGTGCTGGGAGTCTAGAAAGTGTCAGCGGCTTAATCAAAGTCATTCGTCTACTAAACATAAGGTTATAAGCGCTAATTGCGGTTTCGTTGATCTACCTCAACAACTCAGGAAGACATGTTGTCCAAAGGGCTGGCGAGGTTGTCATGGCCGAACGCTTCTGTTAGCGCCGCTTGGTTTTCTGCGCTTGAGTTCGCTATGTAGGACTGTGTTAGGCTCCGCGGCTTTTTTGCTTGCGCCACTCGCGGCGAATGGGTGATTGAATGCTTGGTGAATCGCACGGGTCTCACCTTCAGCGCGGAACCTCTGCTTACCGCCGCGCCACGCTAGCTCTGTTCTGCGCCGGCTTTGCCACGTTCGCCATGCTTTATTGCGTGCAACCGCTATTGCCGTTGTTGGCTGACTATTTTTCCGTTTCAGCGGCCAGTAGCAGCTTGGCCTTGTCGTTAACCACGTTGTCGCTGGCGCTCTGCCTGTTGGTGTCGGGGGCGCTGGCGGAAAGTTGGGGACGCAAGCGCGTCATGGGGCTGGCCTTAGGACTCGCGTGCCTGCTCGGTCTGGCCTGCGTCACTGCGGAATCCTGGACGCTGCTGCTTTTGTTCCGCGCTCTTCTGGGCCTTGCGCTCAGTGGGCTCCCTGCTCTGGCTATGGCCTATGTTGGCGAAGAGTTCGCCCCCGAATCCCTGCCGGCGGCAATGGGCTTGTATATCGGCGGCACCGCGCTTGGCGGGTTGCTGGGTCGGTTACTGTCGGGCCTGTTGAGCGACATCGGCGGCTGGCAACTGGCGCTTGGAGGAATCGCTGGTTTGGGATTGCTAGCGCTGGGCTTGTTCGTCTGGTTACTGCCTGCCTCGCGGAATTTCACCGCGCAACCCCTGTCGCTGCGCGTATTGCTCGCCAACTTCGCCGAGCATCTGAGCAACCCTGTCTTGCGCAATCTCTTTCTGCAGGCGTTTCTGCTGATGGGTGGCTTTGTCGCGCTGTTCAACTACATCGGCTTCCGCCTGGCTGAGGCGCCGTTCGGCCTGTCTTCGACCGTGATTGGCCTGCTGTTCGTCGTCTATCTGGCGGGGATATTCAGTGCGGGTTGGGCGGGGCGGCTGGTTCCGCGTCTGGGGGCGCGAGCAGTGCTTCAAGGCGGGGTAGGGCTGATGCTGGTGGGTGTGGCTTTGTGTGCAACGCCCTGGCTGGGTGCCATCATTGTCGGGCTTGCGCTGTTCACGTTGGGCTTTTTTGCTGCACATGCCGTGGCGAGCGGGCAGGTGGGGGCGCATGCAAAGGGGGCCAAGGCTCAAGCCTCGGCGCTGTACCTGTGTGCTTACTACCTGGGATCAAGTGTGGTGGGGTATGCAGCAGGCTACGTGTGGGAGCATTCGGGCTGGCTGCCGCTGATGGCGGTGCTGGCTGCACTCTTTGTGCTTGCCGCGTGGCGGGCCAGGACGCTATAGAGGGAGCGGCGGGGCAGCAGAACTCACTCGATTCGCTGTTCTCCGCTGAAAACCAGGGTGGCCCGGCAGCTGCGGCAGAAATAACGTCGGCCTTTTCGCACCAGTGCGTGGCGCTGCGGGCTGAACGGGAAGTCCTGACCGTCACAGGCGCAGCGATAGATATAGCGGCTGGTCTGCCGGCCGCGAATCTCGTAGCTGTGGCAGCGGTCGGGTGTCAGTTCGTAGACACCTCGCATGATCGATCGCCACTCTTCGCCATGCGGGCGGATCCGGCCCCCAAACATCTGGTGCGCAATCAAGTGCGCAACCTCGTGAGCTACGGTTTGCTTGAGAAAATGCTCCCGATTCTCTTGGTACAGCTGCGGATTGAAGCGCAACTGATTGGTGTTGAGGTGCGCAACGCCCGCTTTCTGGCCGCGCAATTTGAAGCTGACCTGCGGGCGCATGAAGCGCCTGCTGAAAAAAGCCTCGGCCTGCAAGTAGCAGGCCTCGACACGTGCATGTAGGGTTTCGGGCATAGGGCCTCCGAAGAAGCCCGGAATTATGCCGTAATACGTCTAGCTGACAACCGCTCAGAGACCGCCGGGCTCTTCTTGAGGACGCTCTTCCTGAGTGCCGTAGCTCTGATTCTCCTGCACGGTGCGCTCGTAGTTCGGCTGGAGAAACTGCGACCAGAACAGAATCATCGAGATCAGCACGGTCACCATCACTAGCAGCGCTACACCCCAGATTGAGCTCGCATAGAGAAAACTTTGCGAGCTGCGCTGACGCATGAAAGCTGGCAGGCCGGTGAACAGCAGGTAAGTGGAGTAGATGCCGGCAATCAGCAGGACGATGGCTGCGAACCAACGATTTGGGTACAGCCCGGTTACACCGGCGAGGAGGAACGGAGTAATGACGTAAGCGATAAAACCGATGCATTGGTTGAGATTCGGTCGTACCTCAAACGCTCGAGCCATCCACCGTACGAAAAAACCCATGATCACAGTGCCGATAATGATCGTGATGTACAGCAACAGGCACAGCTGAAAAGCGCTGGCAAAATCGAGCCGTACCCGCTCCGCATCGACGAGACTCCAGCCGACAAAGGTGACACCAATAAAAAGGCACGCTGCAGGGATCAGCGCCAGCAACAACAGGTGCATCAGGTAATGCAGGCTGTGGGCGTCTTCCTTTTGGCGGATGGTTTCCCAGGCACGATCGGGCCGGGTGAATAAGCTGATGAATTCTGGGGTCATGAAGCCTCCTAATGCCGATGCTTGAGCGCAGCTGTTGCTGATATAGACGCTCAAGCGCGACAGGGATTCAAACCATGACCGTTAACGGAGTGGCGAAGGACAAACGTGCGGGGGCGTGTAGCGCGGACGCCGACGCGAAAGGCATCGCGCCGGCGGACTAGGCGACTGTCTTAGCGGATGTAGATCGGGCCGACGCCCATGCCCCACATGATCACCGACAGGGCGATGATTGCGACCAGTACCACCAGCCCGACGGCCAGCACTGAGCTAGAGAACAGGAATCCCTCATCAGAGGGGATGTTCATGAAGGTCGGTAACCCTACGTAGAGCAGGTAGGTGGTGTAGCAGATCGCCGCCGTGCCAACGATCATCCCTAGCCATATGTGTGGGTACAAGGCTGCC from Pseudomonas sp. DNDY-54 encodes:
- a CDS encoding chaperone NapD, with translation MNNALHIASLLVHCRPELLEAVKRNLVLLPGTELHQESAAGKVVVVLEAEHESRILDTISHIQQMPGVLNAALIYHELLTSEGEPE
- a CDS encoding Yip1 family protein, translated to MTPEFISLFTRPDRAWETIRQKEDAHSLHYLMHLLLLALIPAACLFIGVTFVGWSLVDAERVRLDFASAFQLCLLLYITIIIGTVIMGFFVRWMARAFEVRPNLNQCIGFIAYVITPFLLAGVTGLYPNRWFAAIVLLIAGIYSTYLLFTGLPAFMRQRSSQSFLYASSIWGVALLVMVTVLISMILFWSQFLQPNYERTVQENQSYGTQEERPQEEPGGL
- a CDS encoding MFS transporter, which produces MLGESHGSHLQRGTSAYRRATLALFCAGFATFAMLYCVQPLLPLLADYFSVSAASSSLALSLTTLSLALCLLVSGALAESWGRKRVMGLALGLACLLGLACVTAESWTLLLLFRALLGLALSGLPALAMAYVGEEFAPESLPAAMGLYIGGTALGGLLGRLLSGLLSDIGGWQLALGGIAGLGLLALGLFVWLLPASRNFTAQPLSLRVLLANFAEHLSNPVLRNLFLQAFLLMGGFVALFNYIGFRLAEAPFGLSSTVIGLLFVVYLAGIFSAGWAGRLVPRLGARAVLQGGVGLMLVGVALCATPWLGAIIVGLALFTLGFFAAHAVASGQVGAHAKGAKAQASALYLCAYYLGSSVVGYAAGYVWEHSGWLPLMAVLAALFVLAAWRARTL
- a CDS encoding SprT family zinc-dependent metalloprotease; this encodes MPETLHARVEACYLQAEAFFSRRFMRPQVSFKLRGQKAGVAHLNTNQLRFNPQLYQENREHFLKQTVAHEVAHLIAHQMFGGRIRPHGEEWRSIMRGVYELTPDRCHSYEIRGRQTSRYIYRCACDGQDFPFSPQRHALVRKGRRYFCRSCRATLVFSGEQRIE
- a CDS encoding periplasmic nitrate reductase, NapE protein, which gives rise to MPHHTDPASVGKPEETRLFVFLLVFLFPLLSVAMVSGYGFIVWISQMIFGPPGPPS